The DNA region GGGTCCCCAGGACTGGGTGATGGCCTGATCTCGGCCTTCAGGGATGATCTAACCCTCTGGAAGTCCAGTGGAAGTCCAGAAAGTCGTGTGTCCGGGCCACACAGCTCCAGTGTTGGTCTTGTAGGCACAAAGGCGAGTAAGGCCCAGGAGTACTGTCAAAAGCCCCAGAGGCcaaaggaaagcttctggactgAACTGACATCTCTGGGCCAGGGTCAAAACTGTGGAGGAAGGCGGCAGGCaggtgatggggggtggggtgctgaaCCTGGGAGGAGGCTGGATGTATCGCTGTGGGAGAAGGGGTTtcccacttattcattcattcaacaaacctttattgagcacctactctgtgccctATGCTCCAtgccctattttttaaaaaaatgtttatttattctgagagagggaacacgagcatgagcaggagagggagagagagaatctcaagcaggctgtgcacagtcagtgcagagcctgatgcggggcttgaacttaggaaccgtgagatcatgacctgagctgaaatcaagagtcggatgcttaatccactgagccacccaggagccccaccccaTACCCTATTTGGCCACGGCCTTTTCTCAAAGCCATAAGTGGGATGGGGCTGGATTCTTGTCTGTGGGGCCCGTTCTGCCAGATTGTCACAGGCCGGGCCACCTTCtgtcagggagagaggaggaaggatggcCATTTGGGATGCAGcagtaaacaagacagaaaaaatcTGTGTCCTCATGGAGCTGACGTTATTGCTAGGAGAGACACATAAGCTAAACAAGTAAAATATGTGTTTGATGGTGACAAATGGTGAGGAGGAAAActcaggcagggaaggaagggatagGAGGGGTGTAGGAGATGTTGAAATTCAAATGGGTTGACCAAGGAGGACCTCATTTagaaagagcattaaaaaaaaaaaaaaaaaaaaaaaaaaaaaaaagacctgaagaCAGGGAGAAGACTGTATGACTCTCTGAGGAAAGAACACTCCTGGCTGGGGAACAGGAGGTGAAAAGGCActgtggtggggtgtgtgtggtgggtgtGAGGAGGCCAGGCAGGCCGGGGCAACATGAGTgaggtggagggcagagggaagtaGGTCAGAGGTCACAAGGAGCTGGACAGGCAGGGCCTTCTAGATGGCAGGAGGAACTCTACTGAGGGCCAAGGGAGGGCTCTGTGCAGAGGCGTGGTAAGACCTGCCTTAGATTTTAGCAGGATCATTTTGGCTGCTCTCTCGAGACTAGGctgtaggggaagggcagaagcagggagaccagtaagGAGGAGGCCACTGCAGTAATCCAAACGTTTTGTTTCCCACCGTGCTCCTGGCACACAGCATacttcctggcacagagcaggcactcagCAAATCCTTACTGAATGATGTGTGAATTAATGATGCCCAAATGGTGCGTGGGCTATGTGGAGAAGATATAGAAAAACAGATCTCAGGCATTGATTGCTGCTGGAGATCCTAATCTAATTGGTTTCTAATGGGAAAGAGGAATCTGGATTTTCAGTACAGTCTGTTGGTAATGCTGGGCATCGGGGCTGGCCTTCTGTGTCAGGAATATTCTAGCTGCAAGTAACAGAGACTGACCAACAATGGCTCAAaccaagagttttctttttatttacagttATATTCTGGAGGAGGATGGCTGCTGGCATCGGCTTGGTCAAATGATAGGGTCAGTGTCTCTGACATTGTCTTGGCTTTTCTCTCATTGTAGCAAGATGGCTGTTGTGGCTCCAGGCATCACATCCTCAATCAAGGCAGGAAGAATGGAGGGGCGGGGAGGTGTTACCCATGTCTGCCTCTTTTATCAGAGAAACATAAGCTTTCCCAGAAGCTCCTGTAGACTTCCTCTTAAATTTCACTGGCGCACCTGGTCACATGTCACCCccagctgcaaaggaggctggaaCAGTGGGAATTGGGATTTACAACCTCTACAGTGGGAGGAAGCTAGGGAGAAGGGGTTGGGACTGACCACTGGGGAGTGGACGAGGGTGTCTGCCATGGCTCCGCCGGATGACGTGGTGCTCGAGGTCCTTCTACTTCCGGGACTTTGTCTCCATGCAGCACCTCTGGGGACCAGTGAGTGGTCTCTCAGTGGACCACTGAGAGAATCCAAGCATTATCCCCAGAGGGGCCTACTCCATCCTAGATGCTCTGTCTTTTCTTCATATGTCTGAACGGCACATAGACCACTGGTGGAGacttctttggggaaaatggtGGTCTTTATTTGGGGGTTTTGCTTTAGCATAGCTCTCACCTGGCAGGCATCTAAAATAGCATCACCATGTTCTCACTAAGACACTCACATTCAAGACCCTTTTAGAGCCCAGCTTACACACACGCAGACAGCATGTCTGTATTTACACTGGCCCTGGCACCCCACCCAGGAAGAAGGCTGCATCTTTGGTCATCCTTAAACTACTCAGGTAGGAGTAAGACCAGGATGACCCCTTTCCCCCCAAATGTCCCACTTTTGGTCCAAGAATGAAATAGCATTCCTGTGGCAGCTTTTTCTggcagttttgggggggggggaggtgaaaGGAAATGCTTTTTTAGCACTGCCCTAGCACCTTAAATGATAGGTCTGCAAAGCCAGAGGCAGGGAAAAGCAGGGCTGGTTTATTCTATAAATCTTTCAGAATGGGATAGAGGCAAAAGGTTAAAACATTTGGTCTCGTGTGGGGAGGGATTTTTAGGAAGAACGGGTGAGTTCACTGAGGGTGGTTTGGGTGGTAGAGACCACGTAGAGAGTGGGTGCAGAGGCTGGAAATGGGGACTCAAAGGAGCCAGTCTGTAAGGGTAGCAGTGGGGTCTTCAAACCACGGTTTGTATTTCCAGAAGCCCACTGGAAATCACTGTATATTTGCTCTCCATAGGCTTCAGGAAAAGGTAAAAcagaaacaatctttttttttttttttttttttggccagaattacatcaaaacaatgtggtaagAAAATGCAGATTGGCAATTATATACATCTCCAGTGACGACAGTTATACCGACACAATTTGCTAGGCAAATGTCTTCCCAGGCCTGGGGTCCCTGGAATGGGGTGGGCAATAAGGAGCCCTTGGGGCTCCACAGTCAGGGTAGGGAACCCCCAGGGCAAAGGTTCATGGCAATTGGGGGGGCAGAGGTGGCTTCAGGGATGATGTTTCCAGTATTTACCAGCCCCTGGCTGCTCGAGCCTGCAGCCTAGGGGTCAGACCAGCAGCCTCGGAGCTTGTGAGACATGCAgagtcccagcccccaccccagatctactgagTCGGAAGCCGTATTGTAACAAGATCCCCAGTGATTTGTAGGCacaataaagtttgagaagcactgttctaGACTTCTGGGAGCAGGAAGGCTGCAGCCCTGGTTAGATGTGGTTACAAGGCCCAGGCAGGGAGGCTGcggagaggagaaaacaaaagcatggGTGTGGGGGAAGCTGGCAGACTCTAAGAAGCTGTCCTGGTTAGTACTCTTGCAACCTGGCATCACATGACCCCCAAGGCCACCTTGTGGGTTACCCTGCCCTTCATCACCGAGGACAGCTACCCTTGAACCATATTCCCCTCAGCTGGCTTTCAAGGCAGGTGTTCTGAGATGCTCTACTTAGCTGCCCCACACCTGGCTAGGACGTTTTCTGAGACCTGGGAGCTGGGCTGCCCAGAGAAGCAGGGCCCCATGGGGCCTGGGCAAAATGGAGGGATGGTCAGGCCAAAGAGGTGCCTGTCTCTCCTTATTCAATTCTGCCAGAAAGATCTCCCTAGAGCTCAGAAGCCCCTTCAAGGAGAAGTGCCTTGGGAAAGTTTCCCCCGCAGTAGCTTCCTCTTGGAGCAGAAGCAGTGAGTGCTGAGAAGGAAAAGCCTGGGTCCCAGCTTTTGGTGGGCGGGAAGGAGGGCCCAGGCTCTCTGGGGCATTTTTACAAGAGCAAGCATGAACATCGCAGAAGTCCCCAGGCTTGGGGCCAGGAATGCTAGATACAGAAGGGctggaggagggtgtgggggccAGGGGTGGGCGGCGCGGGCTGGAGTTTCAACAGCCTGCTCTACAGCGCTCTCTCTTCACTGGTCAGCGTGGCGATTCTCCGCAGGTTTTCCCTGACTTTGATAAATTCGGGGGCgtgttcctcttccttttccgGTGGTTTTTCCAGctgaaggagagaagaagcagaCGTGTGAAGTGAGTGGGGCTAGGGGAAtttctgttccccaaaaccagtGTTTGGGCCAAGGATCCTCTCTGGGGAAACAGAACCCGGGGATCAGTCTTGCCACCAGCCTAGTAGCTGGAGCGACAGAGCCTGAGACTGCATTCTCCCTGTGAAGCCCAGTGCAAACTATTTGCCTCACCTGGGCCTCAGGAtgctcatctctaaaatgggaatgctACCTGGCTCACAGGCCGGTATGAGAGTGAAATCAGGATCCGGCATGCACTAGATTGGGCTGAtcaagaaactgaggttcagagaagggaAGCCACTGGCTCAAAGCCACACAGCAAAGTGCATGGCAGAGTGAGGACTCAGGCCAGCGGTGGACTGCTGGTTTAGTCCTCATTTTGTTTCATCTCCTCTCTCTCGCCAGCGGTGGCCACATGCAGACGTCCTCCCTGGGCCAGGAGACAGTCTTGTAGGAGGCTTGGGCCAGGGCTGGGTGCTCCCCACCCACCTGGTTCAGCCTCTGCTGCCGTCTCAGCAACTCCTGCTCAAAGGGGCACTGCAGCCGCTTGGCTTCtagctcttccttcttcttcttgatGAGCTGGTTCCGCCTGCGGTGCTCCAGGACTCGCTGCAGCTCCGGCTTGCTGTCCACGCCCAGGCCCCTGGTGCGGAGCAGGGGACCTGTCAGGAGACCTCAACTCCAcacgccccctgcccccaaccagtCTCAGGGTTGCACCCGCTAATGACACCAACCTATACCCTCCTGGCAGCCTGGGAGGTGGAACCATTCCTGGCCCATTATACAGAGATGGGAAATGAGGCTCCTAGAACTTAAGACACCTGTCCAAGTCACAGCCACAAAGGGGCACCCAGGCCTGTCTGACTGCAGAGACcaagttttatattatttctggttATGTTCTCAGGATAAGTGTtctagaggtggaattgctgggtcagacccttttaaaagatttttaaatcttttccatCTGCCCGTTAGGAAAGGTTATTCAATTTGTACTCTGTCATCAGTGTCCGAGAGCATCTATCTCTCCCCACCATCACTATCCAGTCTTTTTGTATTTGAGAATCTGGTAGGCAAGAAATAATATCTGGTTTTCATTTGTGTGTCTCTGATTATTAGTTCTTTTGTGAACTAACTATAcctatattttgttcattttacccTTATGGATTTTTAagtaatatgtacatattaattttttatctgtatttatattgCAGGTGTTTCCTTGATCTGTctttaggcttttaaaaaattgtggtggTGTTTGTTGACATTAAAAGGGATGACTCTAAGAAAAACATCTGGAGAAAATGCACAAGATAtactaaggaggaaaaaaagaatccacgGAGGATACACACAGCTGTAAATAGAATGAAAATCATAGCCCTAGCCAATCCCATAACAGGCCAGTAGAGGGAGCTGCAGAGACGCCGCTGCCTTCCTCCTGGTGCTAGTGAGCTGGGAGGTATTTCCCAGGCCGCCTCCGCGTTCCCTCAGTTACtgagtcctggccctgccacctCGAGCCTGTCTGTTTCATTgcatccctggcctccctgctccACTCATGCCCCCTCTGTGGTTGTGACACCCCTGCTTGAGACCCTTTCCAGGTCAACACATCTCCTCTGACCAACCTCAAAATCTATGCTCCAAACACCCTGAGCTACTTGTGTTTCCTGTCTATTTGCACATGCCCTTCCCTTTCCTAGGAACAGACTTCCTTCCACTAGCAGATTCCCACCTCCTAGTCTGGCTGACTCCTGCCCACCCTTCAGGCTTTAGCTGAGGCATCCTCTCCTCTCTGGGGCCACCCTGGACCTCTCCTAGTTGCCTCCTCTGAGGTTCCGGGCCCATTTATGCCCCCCTCATACCACCTGGTTATGCATAAGGGCAGGACTGGGCTCTGGatgcagtgtctggcacatagtaggtgctcagtaaatatagGTGGAGGGCAGGCATGAAGTGGGTAGCTGGGAGGGAAAGCAGGGCTTTTGGGGATTACTGGGGACTAGAACTTCACGGTTTCTGCAGTGACTGTGGGGTACCCTCTGCCCTCCTCAGCCTCCAGGAGACCCAGCACTACCATTAGCCATGCCTTCCACAAGGGGCACCTCCTCAAGCCGCAGCAGGCCCACTGGGCTGAGGCAGCCGAGCTCCGTTCCTACCTTCTGTGGTTCATGAGCAGCTCTCGGTGCAGCTCCTGGTGGCTCCGGGATGCCTTCACAGGGTTCAGCAGCTTCTTGGGCTTGATGAGCTCTGGGTTCCACTCTCTGTACTCGGGCCGGGCCATCAGGCCCCCGATGTCTGCCCGCTCCCTCTGGATCTCCGAGTACATTGACGCTGTAGAGACAGGCAAGGGGGCTGGTCAGAAGGGGGTCCCCAGTCTCACGCATCCCCGTGGGGCACAGTTGGAGGGCAAAGGTTTCCATGTTAGATGGACTTCAGTCATCTGCTGCTATACCGTCACGGGCAGACTACCTGACCTTCTGAGCCTTGGTGTCCTCATTTTCAAGATGGAAATAATTGAACCTAGGCACAGGGTTGTTGGAAGGATTGGAGGTGATGTTTGCAAAGCGGGCTGTAGGGGTAAAATGATACTGGGTTACAAAATACAGGTTGACACATGCATATGTTTTTAGCCTGACTTTGGAGAAAACAATATCCTATAAAAAGAATTAGGAGTTTCTGTTTTTCAGGGAGcttttatcagaaaaagaaaaaatatttaaaaagagcagtatatatttgttaaatttcgATAAAGGGTAGTGATCAAAAGAACACATCGCCCCTTATTGTCCAGTTTCCCTATTCCTACTTCCAAATTCTCTGTGGAAGTGTCCATCTGTGCACGTTCTCCAGATCAAAGAGGAGAGTATGAAATCCCAGGATGGCTGTGTCTCTAATTACAAAGTGATGGTTGTCACCTTCAATGCAGGTATCTGGTTTCTTGATGGCCTTACTTCTACCACAGCAGCTTAAAATTTGTCAGTTTACCTGAAATTCAGGCAGAGGGGCTCCCTCCTCTACAAGCTGGCTCTGTATCCTTGAAATGCCCAAAACCAAGcaagcatgtgtgcatgtgtgtgcgtgtgtgtgcatgtgagggggggggggacagagacagagacagagagacagagaaatacttCATAAGGAAAAGTCtcaacagggggcacctggg from Panthera leo isolate Ple1 chromosome A2, P.leo_Ple1_pat1.1, whole genome shotgun sequence includes:
- the FAM107A gene encoding actin-associated protein FAM107A isoform X3; the encoded protein is MAQRLGERARGPAEATGLYRAVLLRSASMYSEIQRERADIGGLMARPEYREWNPELIKPKKLLNPVKASRSHQELHRELLMNHRRGLGVDSKPELQRVLEHRRRNQLIKKKKEELEAKRLQCPFEQELLRRQQRLNQLEKPPEKEEEHAPEFIKVRENLRRIATLTSEERAL
- the FAM107A gene encoding actin-associated protein FAM107A isoform X1, which translates into the protein MQSCLTLVGTLQSPAIPRGLRTALQRRPSVLAWDFPVERGTQPHCSRGPFLKTQLRTSMYSEIQRERADIGGLMARPEYREWNPELIKPKKLLNPVKASRSHQELHRELLMNHRRGLGVDSKPELQRVLEHRRRNQLIKKKKEELEAKRLQCPFEQELLRRQQRLNQLEKPPEKEEEHAPEFIKVRENLRRIATLTSEERAL
- the FAM107A gene encoding actin-associated protein FAM107A isoform X2, which produces MKKHRGIAAGDVQRGIPLAGEGQERAKGGEASMYSEIQRERADIGGLMARPEYREWNPELIKPKKLLNPVKASRSHQELHRELLMNHRRGLGVDSKPELQRVLEHRRRNQLIKKKKEELEAKRLQCPFEQELLRRQQRLNQLEKPPEKEEEHAPEFIKVRENLRRIATLTSEERAL